The following proteins are co-located in the Phragmites australis chromosome 10, lpPhrAust1.1, whole genome shotgun sequence genome:
- the LOC133931140 gene encoding zinc transporter 10-like, producing the protein MMAFFEEMESSYAPYLRTHLQLIAASVSTASCGAAGSDDEDCRDEAVALRLKMVAVVAILAAGAAGVAIPLVGRARAGAASASSSGGAFVLAKAFAAGVILATGFVHMLHNAQEALTSPCLPAAPWRRFPFPGFVAMLAALGTLVIDFVGMHLYERKHRSEEDAAAAALASVQEETVALLEDGAALTGITAAYGGDDEGRDGGGQDAMHIVGLRAHAAAHRHSQTHGHGAGDGGAVYQYDSHGHRRGHGHDEEPSQARHVVVSQILELGIISHSVIIGLSLGVSNSPCTIKPLVAALSFHQLFEGFALGGCISEAQFNNFSALLMAFFFAITAPAGITVGAGIASFYNPNSPRALVVEGMLDSMSAGILIYMALVDLIAADFLSKRMSCNLRLQVGSYIALFLGAMAMSSLAIWA; encoded by the exons ATGATGGCGTTCTTCGAG GAAATGGAGTCGTCGTACGCCCCTTACCTCCGCACCCACCTCCAGCTGATAGCAG CGTCGGTCTCCACGGCGAGCTGCGGCGCGGCGGGCAGCGATGACGAGGATTGCCGCGACGAGGCGGTGGCGCTGCGGCTCAAGATGGTGGCCGTCGTGGCGATACTAGCGGCGGGCGCGGCTGGCGTCGCGATCCCCCTCGTCGGCCGCGCCCGTGCCGGGGCGGCGTCGGCGTCCTCGTCCGGCGGGGCGTTCGTGCTCGCAAAGGCGTTCGCCGCGGGGGTGATCCTGGCCACGGGGTTCGTGCACATGCTGCACAACGCGCAGGAGGCGCTCACGAGCCCCTGCCTCCCGGCCGCGCCGTGGCGGCGGTTCCCGTTCCCGGGGTTCGTCGCCATGCTCGCCGCGCTCGGGACGCTAGTCATCGACTTCGTCGGCATGCACCTGTACGAGCGCAAGCACCGCAGCGAGGAGgacgccgccgcagcagccctTGCCAGCGTCCAAGAGGAGACCGTGGCGCTGCTCGAGGACGGTGCTGCGCTCACGGGTATCACGGCGGCTTATGGCGGCGACGACGAAGGGAGGGACGGGGGAGGCCAGGACGCCATGCACATTGTCGGGTTGCGGGCGCACGCCGCTGCCCACAGGCACAGCCAAACTCATGGGCATGGCGCGGGCGATGGAGGAGCGGTGTATCAGTATGACAGCCACGGACATCGCCGTGGACATGGACACGACGAGGAGCCGTCCCAAGCTCGTCACGTCGTTGTCTCACAG ATTCTCGAGCTTGGGATTATATCGCACTCGGTGATCATCGGGCTATCGTTGGGCGTCTCTAATAGCCCATGTACCATCAAACCTCTGGTTGCTGCTCTCTCCTTCCACCAGTTGTTTGAGGGTTTTGCATTGGGTGGCTGCATTTCTGAG GCTCAGTTCAATAATTTCTCTGCACTCCTGATGGCCTTCTTCTTTGCCATCACGGCACCTGCTGGGATTACCGTGGGGGCGGGCATCGCATCGTTCTACAACCCCAACAGCCCTAGGGCTCTGGTGGTGGAGGGCATGCTGGATTCGATGTCCGCCGGTATACTGATCTACATGGCCTTAGTGGATCTCATTGCTGCTGATTTCCTCAGCAAGAGGATGAGCTGCAACCTGAGGCTTCAAGTTGGCTCGTATATCGCCTTGTTCCTGGGTGCCATGGCCATGTCATCTCTGGCCATCTGGGCTTAG